Proteins from a genomic interval of Treponema succinifaciens DSM 2489:
- a CDS encoding IS110 family transposase: protein MPPGLQNRGFGRKLGIENNKHDLPHAKRSTTMNNVTENTKVIYVGIDVHKDTNSFCAYDSREDKLFAEHKSSSKFENTLHYLKNLQKSVGQDAVFLIGYEAGPTGYGLCRKLQKEDFACVIIAPSTIAKAPGQKVKTDRMDARLLAKTLAFKTYSPVCLPSEKLEAIKEYTRVRTAKITMLKKAKQNLLSFLLRMGLPYPQSGHYWTQAHMAWLRTMNFADKWLQESFEEYHAEVITLMDKVQRIEAKILELCKDDEVREKIDALVCISGISYVSAISIVAEIGDFSRFSKAKSFVSFTGLCPGEDSSGNRVRHTAITKAGNSRVRSLLVECAGSLRMHSVVTAKSVRVKERQKNASAAIVSYADKCTLRLRKRMLYLSQKGLPYNLVTTAGARELACFVWGMMNFVDNRKTALNKIDEGELSDIQKTVEEFIAQ from the coding sequence GTGCCACCAGGTTTGCAGAATCGAGGGTTCGGTCGTAAACTTGGAATAGAAAACAACAAGCATGACCTGCCTCATGCAAAAAGGAGCACTACAATGAACAATGTAACAGAGAACACAAAAGTAATCTATGTCGGAATTGACGTGCACAAGGACACAAATTCTTTCTGTGCTTATGACAGCCGTGAAGACAAATTATTCGCGGAGCACAAAAGCTCTTCCAAATTTGAAAACACGCTTCACTACCTGAAGAACCTTCAAAAATCAGTCGGGCAAGATGCAGTTTTTCTTATTGGATACGAGGCAGGTCCCACAGGATACGGACTTTGCAGAAAACTTCAAAAAGAAGACTTCGCCTGCGTCATTATCGCCCCATCGACAATAGCAAAGGCACCTGGTCAGAAAGTCAAGACAGACAGGATGGACGCCCGCCTTCTTGCAAAGACTCTCGCCTTCAAAACCTACAGCCCTGTCTGCCTTCCTTCTGAAAAACTTGAGGCGATAAAGGAATATACACGGGTCAGGACGGCAAAAATCACCATGCTCAAAAAAGCAAAGCAGAACCTCCTTTCTTTCCTGCTGCGAATGGGCTTGCCTTATCCTCAGAGCGGCCATTACTGGACGCAGGCTCACATGGCTTGGCTCAGGACGATGAACTTCGCTGACAAGTGGCTTCAGGAATCATTTGAGGAATATCACGCCGAAGTAATAACGCTCATGGACAAAGTTCAGAGAATTGAGGCGAAGATTCTGGAACTCTGCAAGGATGATGAAGTGAGGGAAAAAATTGATGCCCTGGTGTGCATCTCTGGAATCAGTTATGTCTCCGCCATTTCGATTGTCGCGGAAATCGGGGATTTTTCCCGTTTTTCAAAGGCGAAGTCCTTCGTAAGCTTTACAGGACTTTGTCCCGGCGAGGATTCAAGCGGAAACAGGGTACGGCACACGGCGATTACGAAAGCTGGGAATTCAAGAGTCAGAAGTCTTCTTGTTGAGTGTGCGGGAAGCCTTAGAATGCATTCTGTTGTCACGGCAAAATCAGTCAGGGTAAAAGAGCGGCAGAAAAATGCGTCCGCCGCCATCGTTTCTTACGCGGACAAGTGCACGCTCAGGCTCAGAAAAAGAATGCTTTATCTTTCCCAAAAAGGGCTCCCCTACAATCTAGTAACGACGGCGGGGGCAAGGGAGCTTGCATGTTTTGTCTGGGGAATGATGAATTTTGTTGACAACAGGAAAACTGCCTTGAACAAAATTGATGAGGGGGAGCTTTCCGACATTCAAAAAACGGTCGAGGAGTTTATTGCGCAATGA